A region of Vibrio chagasii DNA encodes the following proteins:
- a CDS encoding YgiQ family radical SAM protein, producing MYSDITPIHEHKKYWAECYGTAPFLPTSRKEMDALGWDSCDIIIVTGDAYVDHPSFGMAIIGRLLEAQGFRVGIIAQPKWDNKDAFMKLGKPNLFFGITAGNMDSMINRYTSDRKLRHDDAYTPNNEGGKRPDRATLVYSQRCREAYKGTPIVLGGIEASLRRVAHYDYWSDKVRRSVLFDAKADILLFGNAERALVEVAHRLADGEDISSLTNIRGTAINLPAAPEGYKIIDSSRIEKPNKAYVPVNPYEVETQCDTKKDEEPKAQPITIRPSRHDAKTTAVRIPAFEKLNNDRILYAHASRILHLETNPYSGRALIQRHGDRELWVNQAPIPLATEEMDYVFGLAYKRVPHPMYGKAKIPAYEMIKTSVNIMRGCFGGCSFCSITEHEGRIIQNRSKESILDEIEDIKDKVPGFTGTISDLGGPTANMYRLGCSDPKAEVNCRRPSCVFPKICEKLNTDHKHTIDLYRSARKVPGVKKIMIASGVRYDLAIESPEYVRELVTHHVGGYLKIAPEHTEKGPLDLMMKPGMGTYDRFKEMFEKYSAEAGKKQYLIPYFISAHPGTEDEDMLNLALWLKKHNYECDQVQNFYPSPMCNATSMYYSETNPLKRVKYKKREDIPVPKGDRQRRLHKALLRYHDPENWKLIREALIDMGKKHLIGDKPGCLVPEDDFDAQTPAQRRKSGRHGSQRFATKHSKSQPGLGGEKPRNHSKSGGNKPKPGGKKPNGNSNGGQGNGGGNGNSRKPTTGFIKKGPGGQSQGNGKPNRNKGGNGQGGKPAGNGKSRQRAAQR from the coding sequence ACTCCTATTCACGAACACAAAAAATACTGGGCCGAGTGCTACGGAACAGCACCCTTTTTGCCTACCAGTAGAAAGGAGATGGATGCTCTTGGATGGGATAGCTGTGACATTATTATCGTAACTGGTGACGCTTATGTTGATCACCCGAGCTTTGGTATGGCTATCATCGGCCGTCTTCTTGAAGCTCAAGGTTTCCGCGTGGGCATCATCGCTCAGCCAAAGTGGGACAATAAAGATGCCTTCATGAAGCTAGGCAAACCTAACCTATTCTTCGGCATCACTGCGGGCAACATGGACTCCATGATCAACCGCTACACCTCTGATCGCAAATTACGTCACGATGATGCGTACACACCAAATAACGAAGGTGGTAAGCGTCCTGATCGTGCAACTCTGGTTTACTCTCAGCGTTGTCGTGAAGCCTACAAAGGCACACCTATCGTATTGGGTGGTATCGAAGCGAGCTTACGTCGTGTAGCACACTATGATTACTGGTCGGATAAAGTTCGTCGCTCTGTACTGTTTGATGCAAAAGCGGACATCCTACTATTTGGTAACGCAGAGCGTGCTCTAGTAGAAGTAGCACACCGCCTTGCTGATGGCGAAGATATCTCTAGCCTAACAAACATTCGTGGTACGGCGATCAATCTGCCTGCTGCACCTGAAGGTTACAAGATCATCGACTCTTCTCGTATCGAAAAGCCGAACAAAGCTTACGTACCAGTAAACCCGTACGAAGTGGAAACGCAATGCGATACCAAAAAAGACGAAGAACCAAAAGCGCAGCCAATTACGATTCGTCCTTCTCGTCACGATGCGAAGACGACAGCAGTACGTATTCCAGCGTTTGAAAAGCTTAACAACGACCGTATCCTTTACGCTCACGCAAGCCGTATCTTACACCTAGAGACAAACCCGTATTCAGGTCGTGCTTTGATTCAACGTCACGGTGACCGCGAGCTTTGGGTTAACCAAGCACCAATCCCTCTAGCTACAGAAGAGATGGATTACGTGTTCGGTCTTGCTTACAAGCGTGTGCCTCACCCGATGTACGGCAAAGCAAAAATTCCAGCCTACGAGATGATCAAAACTTCGGTGAACATCATGCGTGGTTGTTTTGGTGGTTGTTCTTTCTGTTCAATCACAGAGCACGAAGGTCGTATCATCCAGAACCGTTCGAAAGAATCTATCTTGGATGAGATCGAAGACATCAAAGATAAAGTACCTGGCTTTACTGGTACTATTTCTGACTTGGGCGGCCCTACGGCGAACATGTATCGTTTAGGTTGTTCAGACCCGAAAGCAGAAGTGAACTGTCGTCGCCCATCGTGTGTGTTCCCGAAAATCTGTGAGAAACTAAACACAGACCACAAACACACCATCGACCTGTACCGTTCAGCGAGAAAAGTACCAGGCGTTAAGAAGATCATGATCGCTTCTGGTGTTCGTTACGACTTGGCGATTGAATCACCAGAATACGTGCGTGAGCTTGTAACGCACCACGTAGGTGGCTATCTGAAGATTGCTCCAGAGCATACTGAAAAAGGCCCTCTGGATCTGATGATGAAACCGGGTATGGGCACTTACGATCGTTTCAAAGAGATGTTCGAGAAGTACAGCGCTGAAGCCGGTAAAAAACAGTACCTAATTCCTTACTTCATCTCAGCTCACCCGGGCACAGAAGATGAAGACATGCTTAACCTGGCATTGTGGCTGAAAAAGCACAACTACGAGTGTGACCAAGTACAGAACTTCTACCCATCGCCAATGTGTAACGCAACGTCGATGTACTACTCAGAGACAAACCCTCTGAAACGCGTTAAGTACAAAAAACGTGAAGATATTCCTGTGCCAAAAGGTGACCGTCAACGTCGTCTGCATAAAGCACTGCTTCGCTACCACGATCCAGAGAACTGGAAACTGATTCGTGAAGCGCTGATCGACATGGGTAAAAAACACCTCATTGGTGATAAACCAGGTTGCTTGGTTCCTGAGGATGACTTTGATGCTCAAACACCAGCGCAGCGTCGCAAGTCTGGTCGTCACGGCTCACAACGTTTTGCTACTAAGCACAGCAAATCTCAACCAGGTCTAGGCGGCGAGAAGCCACGTAACCACTCTAAATCTGGTGGCAACAAGCCTAAGCCAGGTGGCAAGAAGCCTAACGGTAATAGCAATGGTGGCCAAGGTAACGGTGGCGGCAATGGAAACTCTCGTAAGCCAACAACGGGCTTCATCAAAAAAGGACCGGGCGGTCAATCGCAAGGCAATGGCAAACCAAACCGCAATAAAGGTGGTAATGGCCAAGGTGGAAAACCAGCAGGTAACGGAAAGAGCCGTCAGCGTGCCGCACAACGCTAA